From the genome of Solanum stenotomum isolate F172 chromosome 5, ASM1918654v1, whole genome shotgun sequence:
GATGAAGAGAAAGATGCATGATACCGTGTGATGTGCCTAGTAATAAGCATATCTTAAGGGTGCACGCCATGTATGTTCCGTTCATGTTAATTTGACAcattcttttaataaataataaaaaaataattttattaaatcacttgttaattatataaattagagaaaagacataaagtcactgAAGTTGTTCcgaattttaaaaaagacacattgattttgtgaatattctATTACCCCATAAATGTATTGAATATGTTTGTAAAAGGACCATTTTGAGCCATATTCTCAGTTGGTAAGACACGTGTGAGTATCACATGGTAttgaatattttcttttcttttcttttccatttcttAGCTTTCCATGTCTCTTCAATTTCTTGGTCAACTGATAGTGAAGTGGAGATCATTTGCTTCATTTTTGATGACTCTTCGTCAAAATTCTCGGAGGAATAGCTAAGTAAACAAGGAACTGAAGGTTAACaagttaatattttcttacattattcaaaaaagattataatttaagaagaaattaaaccttatcACAAAAATATCTTGATTTCTCAAAACTAaatgaaattaagaagaaattaaaccttaacaATTTCAAATTAAGTTTTTTCGACTGGAAATTAAAAGCGAATAATCTTTGGGGGAAGATGATGAATTCATCAGAGAGAGTTCCAATGACTCTTTTGAGCTTGTTTTGAGGAAGATGATGaatttaaataaagtaaataattaataaaaaaaagaactgAAACGTGACactttttaattggtttttatCACAAAAAAGACATTCACGCGCGTGTTGTCCGTGTTCACAAATCAGGTGAAAAAGTAGGTCAAATTGGTCCTTTTACAAAGATATTCAAtacttttgtggggtaataAGAAGCCCGCAAGGTTAAGATGTCTTTTCAAAAATCTGggacaacttcagtggtgacttTATATCTTTTCTCtataagttatttaaatgttgaaaaataaatatagtattcATAGTAAGAGCAAAATAGACATACAATAGTAAAGTATCTCTTAGTTTTCTAAACTGGACAAAAAAAGTTGGATAACTAGTTTTACAGTCTGGACAAGTAAAGATGGATAATACTTTCTTATGACAATATTAATTGCGtatttattttaccaaattatctttatttaagGAGAACCATGACACATGACTGGTAACATTGCTTTAACATGATTAGAAGATCACATGTTTGAGATGTAAAACAGTCTCTTAAAGAAATACAtgataaaattatatacaataGACCCTTATGGTCTAATCCTTTTTCAAAATCCACGTATAACAAAAGTTTAGTGCATTAGGTTGCCCTTTATTGTTTCtgttaataaaattttgaaaaattgaatttgattATTAGTACTCCAATTCATtgggaaaataaatatttgataataataataataataaaaaattaaaattctgtCAAAATAGACTagtaaaaatagattaaaaaagatAACTTACTTTTAGTATATTGAAGAAACAAAAGGAAATAAAGGAAGTATACATTACACTAGTCTTGTAAAAAAATTCTTACATTATTAAGTCTAGACTCTAGTTATAGTCAAATTTATgtgtaattatattttattatatataataaaataataatctattttcttttttaaaaaaacgagAGTATGTTTAGTTATGAAAAGGAAACTAGATCTCTCTAGAcacaaaaagattaaaattgagtagaggtgtacaaaatcgaatagaaaagtaaaaaccgaatcaaaccgcaaatcgagtcaaataaaaaacaaaacttgACTACTGGTTtgatttgacttggtttggtagtGAAAACAAAAAACTCGACTAAACTcgggttggtttgattttaactaaaaaaattcaacccgagaccaaaccaatccaatattatatatatagtttttaaaatttattttttatataaaagtatttactttgatgtaatttctaaatattacttatacgttttcacaatttttatcttttaacatattttttcatgttttttgaaacttgaaattttgaatggTCTAATAAACGTTAGTCCATAGATATTAGGAACTTTAATAAAGctcaattcaaaattaaatcaatactaatgctaacaaaataattaattcaacgCCAAGAATAACAACAATGTtggatatttgttctttagttttacattggtttagacatttaaaatgcataatctaattttaatttttctttaatgtttaatcatgtaattaatacttattcaacttattttaacatgatttagtacttttaaattgtgatcattttcattatgacatATCAATTTgcatattttatatgattttattattatttttattgaatattttagtgtcatcactcatcttacattttgtgttattttcttaagtaaCACCTTAGATggttgtattttggttggacttataaagaaatatttggagcataagttaattatatgtttgtatgaatactttaccggaaaaatccaaaaaccttgaaaaaaaacccgaggtttattagtttggtttgatttaaaaatttaaaatttttacacaaataatttgatttgatattaaaaaaatccgaatcaacccggtcatgtacacccctaaaaTTGAGCAAAAGATTTCAATCGAACATAAATTCATGAAGAAGTAATATCTCTTTAGTCTTATGTGACAAAATATATGTACTAACAAATTTAATGTGTACACAGGTTGTGGATGAAGAAAATTTAACAGACATGAAATGGGTCCAAACAAAGATTGATTTGGACCAACATATTATAATTGTTGAAGTAGATGAAACTCAGATGGAATCACCCGACAAGTTTGTGGAGGATTATATTTACAATCTTAGCAAAACAAGCCTCGATAGATCAAAGCCACTTTGGGACCTTCACATTATCAATGTCAAAACTCATCAAGCAGAGTCTGTGGTTGTGTTTAGGGTTCACCATTCTCTTGGTGATGGCACCTCCCTTATTTCTCTTCTGCTCGCGTGCACTCGCCAAACTGCTGATGATCTCAAACTTCCTACCATTCCCACCAAGAAAAGGAGGCCTACTCCTTCAGGTAAATGGGCGAATTGAGTCAAATGATAAGTCATAACTTAAGTCGCCTAATTTACTTTTATTAGATAAGTTGGGTTAAATGATAAGTCATAACTTAAGTCACCCAACATGGCCCAACAAAAGGTGTCATGTGGATATCAAGTTCGGtccaaaattatatatatatatatatatatattttttttttttttggatatagGTGGCAATGTGATTCGCTGAATTATATCATTATGACACATTTTTGACCCAATTATTTGAGGGGTCATTTTGGGTTCAACCTGTTGGGTTAAGTAAACTAATAATTATTGaagaaacttacataaatcttaCATACTAGTTTATGAGCTAATTATTTAGATACACTCTTGTTTGCAATATTAAGAATCTTATTAGATTTTGGTGCATCCAGTATCTTGAGATGTATGAGGttaaaattatgtgtaatttattctagatatattgtatctaagtggattcgcatgtatctaggatacacaACAAATCTCGCTCACCTCCTTTGCCTCCCTCTCATCTCGTTCGCCACTCTCCTATCCCATATATAtgcgaatcacactagatacatacagatacatgtatctagtgtgattcacatgtatttagGATACATGACTATCTGGCTCGcccctctctccctattttagtgtatttggtagcaaaaatacatgtatcttcttcaatatatgatagaaaacTCTTAATAGTTGTGAGATACATAACATTTTGAAAGTACAGATAATAATCGAGTACTATACTATGTGTAATTATGTAGTCATATTGAAGAAGCTGCCGCAAAATGAGTTAATTTTACCATCTCTAATTTTTACTTTGGTAGGTTATTCAGCAAAGGAAGGGTTGTGGCGATTGTTGGGAAATTTTTGGCTTTTCATAGTAATGTTTGTGAATACTGCAGTGGATGTTTTCTTGTTCATCATCACAACCATGTTCCTCAAGGATACCAAAACACCAATCAGCGCCCCGCCTAATTTCGAGTCTAATAATGCTAGACGAATCGTTCATCGGATAATCAGTCTGGATGATTTGAAGTTTGTGAAAAATGCTATGAATGTTGTAAGTTATAATCAACCTCTCTTGTTCATATTGTTGTGAAAGTTTACAAGTGAAAATAATTAGCTAATCTTTTTTCTCCACAGACTATAAATGATGTTGCCCTAGGATTAACACAAGCTGgtttatctcaatatcttaaTAGGAGATATGGTAAGTTATTTTTAGTCAAAGAGACGGATTcacaatttaaatttgatagATTCGACCTTTATTCTCTCCGTTGAACTTGATACATGTTCACAATTATGAGTTTTGATTTTAATACTTGTTCAAATGTTAATAAATTTTCACATTTATAcctctaaattattttattgttccaAATATTCACAGCTATTGGTGGAAAAGACAAGGGAGCAACAGAGAGAAGCAATAATCTTCCCAATGGCATTCGACTTCGGTCTTGTCTTTGTTTTAACCTAAGATCCTCTGCAGGAATTGAAGTAACTTTCATGCACTCTATTTTTGTTACGATCTctctctcaatttatgtgacattcaAATTTTGCTATAAAATTATATGACATACATGAATGAAACATTTAGGATCTAGCCAATATGATGGAGAATGGAAGCAAAGGGAAGCGGGGTTGGGGAAATTGGTTTGGTTACGCGTTGTTACCATTCAAGATTGCACTACGAGATAATCCTTTAGACTATGTGAAAGAAGCTAAAGCGACAGTTGATCGCAAGAAGCGATCCTTTGAAGCTTTGTCCACTTTCATCATGGCCGAATTACTTATCAAGTTTTTTGGGAtcaaggtatatatatattgaaatatttgcATATTTCAAGTTACATTTAATTTCCTTGAtgtatacatttatatatttgcaTATTTCATTTTACATTTAATTAGTAAAATGTAGAGCtataattaataacaatttttgtcctttagttatttgttaattttgatactttgtattatatatatat
Proteins encoded in this window:
- the LOC125865044 gene encoding wax ester synthase/diacylglycerol acyltransferase 11-like isoform X2, which encodes MESLMGEGLRSRSSGLKPIETKRKGGIEEYDMVTVEDEPLSPMARLFQDRKFDVHAVAFMAFKTRISPQPVKEKLVHTLLKHPRFTSLMVVDEENLTDMKWVQTKIDLDQHIIIVEVDETQMESPDKFVEDYIYNLSKTSLDRSKPLWDLHIINVKTHQAESVVVFRVHHSLGDGTSLISLLLACTRQTADDLKLPTIPTKKRRPTPSGYSAKEGLWRLLGNFWLFIVMFVNTAVDVFLFIITTMFLKDTKTPISAPPNFESNNARRIVHRIISLDDLKFVKNAMNVTINDVALGLTQAGLSQYLNRRYAIGGKDKGATERSNNLPNGIRLRSCLCFNLRSSAGIEDLANMMENGSKGKRGWGNWFGYALLPFKIALRDNPLDYVKEAKATVDRKKRSFEALSTFIMAELLIKFFGIKVATEVTYKGFSNSTICFANLVGPQEEIGFCGYPITYFAPSTYGQPSALMINFQSYINKMIIVIAVDEIAIPDPHQLLDDFEDSLNLIKNAVIEKGLVKNLK
- the LOC125865044 gene encoding wax ester synthase/diacylglycerol acyltransferase 11-like isoform X8 codes for the protein MESLMGEGLRSRSSGLKPIETKRKGGIEEYDMVTVEDEPLSPMARLFQDRKFDVHAVAFMAFKTRISPQPVKEKLVHTLLKHPRFTSLMVVDEENLTDMKWVQTKIDLDQHIIIVEVDETQMESPDKFVEDYIYNLSKTSLDRSKPLWDLHIINVKTHQAESVVVFRVHHSLGDGTSLISLLLACTRQTADDLKLPTIPTKKRRPTPSGYSAKEGLWRLLGNFWLFIVMFVNTAVDVFLFIITTMFLKDTKTPISAPPNFESNNARRIVHRIISLDDLKFVKNAMNVTINDVALGLTQAGLSQYLNRRYAIGGKDKGATERSNNLPNGIRLRSCLCFNLRSSAGIEDLANMMENGSKGKRGWGNWFGYALLPFKIALRDNPLDYVKEAKATVDRKKRSFEALSTFIMAELLIKFFGIKVATEVTCKGFSNSTICFTNLVGPQEEIGFCGYPITYFAPSAYGQPSALMINFQSYINKMIIVVSVDENAIPDPHQLLDDFEDSLNLIKNAVIEKGLVKNLK